The following nucleotide sequence is from Paenibacillus odorifer.
ATAAAAAGCTGGATTATCTGCATATTTCATTAGGGGATTTTAAAAAAGTATCTGCATCAGAAGATTTTAAAGAAAAATCAATCCTGCAATATGTACATGAGAAAATCAATGGCCGTGTACCTTTAATTGGGGTCGGAGATATCCGTACCAAACAGGACGCAGAGGACACGTTGACAAATGCTGAATTAGTAGCAGTAGGACGTTCTCTTATCATTGATCCTCATTGGACAAGTAAAGTGCTGGAGGGTAATGAAGATATCATCAGAAGAGTACTTGCTGATCAAGATAGAGAAGAACTCGTAGTAGAGAATGGTATTCTAGAATTCCTTAAATTAATGATGCCTGATCGTTTACGCTAAACCCAAACACGGTTTTGAGCGCTAAATCTATAACGTTCCGCGGTAATTCCGCGGAACGTTATTTTTCTGTAACGACTCTATTCCCTCTTTAAGATTGTTGTCGTATGTTTCAACATTCGATTCATGAGATTTCGCCGTTCTGTTTTTATGTCGGTGTCGCTTTTCTTTAATGCGTCGCGGATGGGGATGATCTCTGTAATTTTCCTGCCGCTTTTTATTCTTCGATCTACACAAGTCGGGATGTAACCTACGTTAGTTATACTCGTGTGTCCTTTTTCATCCTTCTTTATTTTAAGCGTAAGAATGATACCGCTTTGTGTATAAGGAATATTCATTAGTTTAGTCGAAACAAAATTCCCCAATGAGTAAATAACGAATTGTTTTTTTCCACGAAGCGCTAACGGTTGTAGAACATGTGGGTGAGACCCCAGTATGATGTCGGCGCCATTTTTAAAGAAGAGATTGACCAGCTCTTTTTGCCTCTTGTTTGGAGTGTAACGGTATTCGCTTCCGAAATGCAGATAAAGCAAGACTAGATCGACTTTCTTTTTTAAATCTCGAATCTCCCGAATGATTTTGGGCGTAGATATCCGGTTAACCAGCCATGGCTTACTCACTGGTACAGGAATTCGGTTGGTTCCTGCTGTGTAGGAGAGGATGCCGATCGTAATTCCTTTGACGTTTTTAATAAGCGTTCTCTTGGATTCTTCTAATGATTTAGCTGTTCCCGTGTGGTCGATTCCATTACGGTCTAGAACTCGTAACGTCCGAACCAGACCCGGGGCACCATAATCCATGCAATGATTGTTGGCCGTTACTAATACGTCGAATCCGGCTTGCTTAAGTGCAGGGGCCAGTTCGTCTGGACATTTGAATATCGGACCGCCTGAACGTGGGCTTTTCCGGCATTCGGGGCCACTTCCAGCAAAGGTAGTTTCGAGATTGCCAATTGTCAAATCAGCCTGTTTTAGATAAGGAGCTACTTTTGCAAACAGGGGGCTGAACGAATAGGTTCCGTCAGGCTGCTTAGCATCCGAAATAATATAACGTTTGATCATTAGATCTCCCACAGCAGCTATTTGTATTTCAGTCATGGATATCCACCTTTTTATTATTTTCATTAGGATATGGCATAAAGTTGTTATGGGTTATTCTTTCTTTAAGGCGAAGTGCAAACATTTTTGTGGCTTTTTATTTAAAATGTGACCCAACGCATAATCACTTTATTTAGATCGTCTAAATTTAAGGTATTCATTTTTTTTCAAACTTTTATAATTTGATTCAAATCCTCTTTTTTGTTTGGCAACCATAATAAAATAAGGTTGTTGATAAACATTATCAATCAAACATTGGAGGTTAAAGAAATGAGTACACAATTCAAAAAAATCGCCGAGGATACTTACTGGATAGGCAAAATCGATAACCGCCAGGTTCCATTTCACCGCCTGATTCTGGCAAAAGGAACTACCTATAATTCTTATTTATTAAAAACAGGTAAGCCAACTGTCATTGATACCGTAGATATGGAATTCGGACGTGAATATGCCGAGTGCCTGGGTGAAATGATTGATCTTCTAGATATTCATTACATTGTAATTAATCATACAGAGCCTGATCACTCTGGTGGACTGGCAGCTCTCGCTGCCAAGGCTGCAAATGCCACGATCGTATGCACCGAGATTGCTGTTCCAGAATTGCAGGAAATGTACAAGCTTCATAGCCGGAACTTCCTGGTGGTTAAAGACGGAGACAAGCTGGATATTGGCGGGAAAACGCTGCTGTTTAAAGAAACACCGTATCTCCATACCGCCGAAACGATGATAACCTATTGTATCGAAGATCAAATCTTATTTCCTTGTGATATTTTCAGCACGCATGTTGCGGTGGAGAATCTATTCAGCGATGAAGCCGGGTTTGATATTACGGAAGATTTCCAGGGCTATTACGCAGCTATTATACATCCTCATAGAAGATATGTAAGAACACTGTTAGAGGCTGTTAAGGATCTTGAGATCCGGATGATCGCTCCTTCCCATGGGTTTGTGATCCGGGAGGACATACGTAAATATATCGAGATGTACGCCACATTGAGCCGCGAAACGACGCAAGGAAAAAAGGCAACCATCGTTTATACCACCATCAAAAACAGTACCAAGAAGATGGCCAAAATTATACAGGATTGCTTGCAGGAAAATAATATTGAGACAGAGGTCTGGGATGCAGATACAAGCAGTGCCACCGATATTCTGAACAGCATAACGTCAGCTGACGCGGTCTTTATTGGCAGCTCCACTAAATACGCGGACATGATTGGGAATCTGGAGAACATTCTGAAAGAATTGCACAATATGAATCTGGAAGGCAAACTTGCTGCAGCCTTTGGCTCCTACGGTTGGAGTGGTGAAGCCATTGAAGTCATTCAGGATTATCTGAATGGAACAAACATGACGGTGCAAAGCACATCTGAGGTTATTAAATCCACGGGGATG
It contains:
- a CDS encoding CapA family protein; protein product: MTEIQIAAVGDLMIKRYIISDAKQPDGTYSFSPLFAKVAPYLKQADLTIGNLETTFAGSGPECRKSPRSGGPIFKCPDELAPALKQAGFDVLVTANNHCMDYGAPGLVRTLRVLDRNGIDHTGTAKSLEESKRTLIKNVKGITIGILSYTAGTNRIPVPVSKPWLVNRISTPKIIREIRDLKKKVDLVLLYLHFGSEYRYTPNKRQKELVNLFFKNGADIILGSHPHVLQPLALRGKKQFVIYSLGNFVSTKLMNIPYTQSGIILTLKIKKDEKGHTSITNVGYIPTCVDRRIKSGRKITEIIPIRDALKKSDTDIKTERRNLMNRMLKHTTTILKRE
- a CDS encoding FprA family A-type flavoprotein, which gives rise to MSTQFKKIAEDTYWIGKIDNRQVPFHRLILAKGTTYNSYLLKTGKPTVIDTVDMEFGREYAECLGEMIDLLDIHYIVINHTEPDHSGGLAALAAKAANATIVCTEIAVPELQEMYKLHSRNFLVVKDGDKLDIGGKTLLFKETPYLHTAETMITYCIEDQILFPCDIFSTHVAVENLFSDEAGFDITEDFQGYYAAIIHPHRRYVRTLLEAVKDLEIRMIAPSHGFVIREDIRKYIEMYATLSRETTQGKKATIVYTTIKNSTKKMAKIIQDCLQENNIETEVWDADTSSATDILNSITSADAVFIGSSTKYADMIGNLENILKELHNMNLEGKLAAAFGSYGWSGEAIEVIQDYLNGTNMTVQSTSEVIKSTGMTHVEFPVRIRFSPKEPEKVQKIKNAAEFVSDLLLSSF